A single region of the Desulfovibrio inopinatus DSM 10711 genome encodes:
- a CDS encoding LacI family DNA-binding transcriptional regulator: protein MVKIKDVADAAGVSTATVSRVLAQKPYVSEEVKKRVMEVVKKLNYQPNRAAQSLRANTSRLLALVVADIENPFFQRVSRAVEDTAQEVGYNVILCNTDEDPVKEKKYLDILRVENIAGIIISPTLKGLEKYKETYSHDIPMVMIDRHVRNFDVDSVLIDNVASAHNITTHLIEHGYRRIAGMFGTGSTTGSERCEGFLKALADHNIKPEKELLEYVSAKEEEGFQTAIKLFNLKKRPDAIFTSNSLLASGVVQAIRTCKLSIPNDIAFASFDDTSWAKLIDPPLTVIEQPTYEIGRTATELLIKRIANPNRPNREVILKTKLICRKSCGC from the coding sequence ATGGTAAAAATCAAAGATGTTGCAGACGCTGCTGGAGTGTCGACCGCAACGGTATCGCGCGTTCTCGCCCAGAAACCTTACGTAAGCGAGGAAGTGAAAAAACGCGTGATGGAAGTCGTCAAAAAACTCAACTACCAACCAAACAGAGCTGCTCAAAGTCTTCGAGCCAATACATCGAGGTTGCTTGCACTCGTTGTTGCCGACATTGAAAATCCTTTTTTTCAGAGGGTGAGCAGAGCTGTCGAAGATACGGCTCAGGAAGTTGGATATAATGTGATTCTGTGCAACACCGATGAAGACCCCGTAAAGGAAAAAAAATATCTTGATATTCTCCGAGTTGAAAATATTGCGGGTATAATCATATCGCCAACGTTAAAAGGGCTCGAAAAGTACAAAGAAACCTACTCACATGATATCCCAATGGTTATGATTGACCGCCATGTGAGGAACTTTGATGTTGATAGTGTACTTATCGACAATGTTGCTTCTGCTCACAATATCACGACACACCTTATTGAACACGGTTATCGTCGAATTGCAGGAATGTTCGGCACCGGAAGTACAACTGGCTCCGAACGATGCGAAGGCTTTCTGAAGGCGCTCGCTGATCATAATATCAAGCCCGAAAAAGAGCTTTTAGAGTATGTCAGCGCAAAAGAAGAGGAAGGTTTTCAAACCGCCATCAAACTGTTCAATTTGAAGAAAAGACCAGATGCCATTTTTACAAGTAACAGCCTCCTGGCATCCGGTGTTGTACAGGCTATACGCACGTGCAAACTTTCGATACCAAACGATATTGCCTTTGCCAGTTTTGACGATACCAGTTGGGCCAAGCTCATAGACCCACCACTCACCGTTATCGAACAACCCACGTATGAGATTGGCCGAACGGCGACTGAATTGCTCATCAAACGAATTGCCAATCCGAATCGACCAAACAGAGAAGTTATCTTAAAAACAAAGCTTATCTGTAGAAAATCTTGTGGATGTTAA